One Glycocaulis abyssi DNA window includes the following coding sequences:
- a CDS encoding complex I NDUFA9 subunit family protein, translating into MLRDEMITVFGGSGFIGRYAVRALVRAGYRVRVATRLPHTAIDLKPMGSVGQIQLVQANVRNKVSIERAVEGASAVINLTGILAQSGRQTFRSVQAQGAQNIAEAAKAAGITRFVQISAIGADADSKSAYAQTKAAGEKAVMDAIPTATILRPSIVFGAEDSFFNRFAQMALYTPALPLIGGGKTLLQPVWAGDVGAAVLAALENPQAQGKTYELGGPASYSFKQLMEYMLATIQRPRLLVPLPWLAAYGVGFAGEIAGALPFVPIVLTRDQVTLLKTDNVAAEGAPGLSDLGISPASVESVVPGYLYRFRRGGQFAAAE; encoded by the coding sequence ATGCTGCGCGACGAAATGATCACGGTGTTTGGCGGATCGGGCTTTATCGGGCGCTATGCGGTGCGCGCGCTGGTCAGGGCCGGTTACCGGGTGCGCGTCGCCACGCGCCTGCCCCATACCGCCATTGACCTCAAACCCATGGGCTCGGTCGGCCAGATACAGCTCGTCCAGGCCAATGTTCGCAACAAAGTCTCGATCGAGCGCGCGGTTGAAGGCGCGAGCGCGGTCATCAACCTGACCGGTATTCTGGCGCAGTCCGGCCGCCAGACCTTCCGCTCGGTGCAGGCACAGGGCGCGCAGAACATTGCCGAGGCCGCAAAAGCAGCGGGCATTACCCGCTTTGTGCAGATTTCGGCCATCGGCGCGGACGCAGACAGCAAGTCAGCCTATGCACAGACCAAGGCCGCCGGCGAAAAAGCGGTGATGGACGCTATTCCCACCGCCACGATCCTGCGTCCTTCCATCGTGTTCGGGGCCGAGGACAGCTTCTTCAACCGCTTCGCCCAGATGGCGCTTTATACGCCTGCCCTGCCGCTGATCGGCGGCGGCAAGACGCTGCTCCAGCCGGTCTGGGCCGGGGATGTCGGCGCGGCGGTGCTGGCCGCACTGGAAAACCCGCAGGCTCAAGGCAAGACCTACGAGCTTGGCGGCCCTGCCAGTTACAGCTTCAAGCAATTGATGGAATACATGCTGGCGACCATCCAGCGCCCGCGCTTGCTGGTGCCGCTGCCCTGGCTTGCCGCTTACGGTGTCGGGTTTGCCGGAGAGATCGCAGGCGCGCTGCCCTTCGTGCCCATCGTGCTGACGCGCGATCAGGTGACGCTGCTGAAAACCGACAATGTCGCAGCCGAAGGCGCGCCGGGCCTGTCTGATCTGGGCATCAGCCCGGCCTCGGTGGAATCGGTCGTACCGGGCTATCTCTACCGCTTCCGCCGCGGCGGACAGTTCGCGGCTGCGGAGTAG